A window of Phragmites australis chromosome 2, lpPhrAust1.1, whole genome shotgun sequence genomic DNA:
gaaaacgaaaaagaTTTTTGCAGTGGCTTGTGAAGTTGTGATTGCATGTCCTTCTCAGTATCCACTGCAAACCAAACTGAACAAGTGAATATCATGAGCTCATCTTTCATCATCCCCAGCCCATAAAACAAACCCACTCTGCACTGCCTTTGTGTCAACATAAAGAGGCCAAAAGGGAGTGGCAGCCGTTGTTTATTTGCTCGACTAAATTAGGCCAGTAAAGTTTCGTCTTCTGATGATACATGAACATGATGGACGGCATCCATCGTTTTGCCAAGAACGCACACACACCACTAGGAAAagctcacccccccccccccccttcagaTGAGCAAAAGCTCTTCAAGGAACAAACAATGTTTCTGATTATGTGACCCTGATGGTTCCGAAAAAAGGCGTCCTCGGCGACGAACCGGTCTGATCGGTCTGCCGGGCGGTCGAGATCTTCAGCTCCAGGTCCGGCGCCTGGAGGCTCGCCTGAGGCTTTGGCATCATCAGGGAAGGCGGTTTCGGTGCAAGGTTTGGTGACGTGCTGCTGCTTATTGCCGACGAGCACCGTGGCGTCAGAAATAGGTTTGGAGGCAGGGTATGTTCAGGCTTTGGCCTGCTGATGCCGAGAGATAGAGCAGGGAATTCCATTTCGGACATAGAGCTGGTCTCGTTTCTCAGTTTCAAGCGTCCGGCCACACTCGTCTTGTAGCCGTTTTCAACCTGAAAAATGAGaagttcagagttcagacatgGCTACATACATGATTCATCTTGGAAATTAAGATTGTCGCAGAGATGTGTTGCGTGGCAAGAACGTACCACGTCGAAGAGGCTGGACCTTCTCTTCTTCTGCGTGAGGCTGCTCTGCCTGAGGAAGTACTTCTGGGCATGGCTGGCGACCTGCGTCGGTGTTCGCGTCGTGACGAAGTGCCGGGAGATGCCCCGCCAGTCGCCTTTCCCGAGCTTCTCGAGGCCTGCTAGGAATCTCCGGTGTTCATCCTCGGTCCATGGAACGCCTGATGATAATTCGCGCATGAGTTAACCATGACAATTAGCATGCAGAAATTAAAGGTGATTGGTACTCTGACAAAATCTTATTGAGACTCTGAAAGTAAATGATTGAGACAGCTATGAAGTTGCAAATTCTGAAACAACAATCTGATTTTTAAGAAATTCAGTCAatcatgtatatacatacaccaagttggaaaaaaaaatagaatttcaTGTCTGAAAGCAAATTAAGCACGTAGTCATATCATACTAACCAAATTCTCAAGAAATCACCGCGTTCTGAACTCACCCTTCTTCCTCTCTTGAGCCCTGCCCATCAGCCCATCCGAGAGGTACCCTTTGGTCATCTTCTCGGCGGTCTCATCCACCGAGACaagcgacgacgacggcgacacGGACGGCGAGGAGCTGGAGGCACCAGCAAGAGCAGCCGCGTAATACGCCGGTGCCGAAGATGACAAGCACTCCATGCTGAAGCACTTCTTCATGGGAGAAGAGCCAACCTGCAGCTGCACCCCGAACAGCCTCACACCGCCGCCGCAGACGCTGCTGTTCTCCAGGTTCCGGTGCCCGCTGCAGGTTCTAGAGTTGTGGCCATTGTTCCCACAGCTAGAACACTTCCTAGCCATGGCTATGGCACAGGAGAACaagaaggtggaggagagaagaaaCAAGGAATTCTAATTCTATGGACTTGAGATAAGATGTTGTGAGGATGTTGCATCCGGGGGCTCGGCTTAATATGGGAGAAAGATGCGGCAAGGGACTTGTGAATTGCTAGCGAGTGCACACATGTACCGCTGAAGGGGACACATTGTCATCATCTCCTTTTATGGTATTGACAATTCAATCCAGATGCTGGATGGGCATGCTGGCCTATTTAACTGCACTTAGAATCCACAGGAATCTGCAAGATCTTGGGTGCTGCTCCAATAATATTGTTGTCACTATCATCCTGTACACATGTTATTGTGTGGCTTATATCAGGAATCTGATACACTCTTGTGCATATTCGCCACTGATTTTTGTTCCGACAGGGTCAACTAATTGGAAAAGGCAGTGTTTCCTGGTTAACAATTATGACATAAAAATTAGCCAGAGGTGTACCAGATATACTCTTTATCTAAGAAAAGATATACTCTTTATTATCATGTAGCGAACGTGTACACCATACAAGGTAGACAATGATTTTTGCTACagatttttctcatcatcacaAAAATTCTTGAGATTGGATTGGATACAGTAATTCTCACAGTGTCATTTTCTGGGAATATTTTACTAATCTTATCATGGTTTAGATCATGTAACGTGGATGTTTCTCAGCCAGATCATTTCAGGATGATGTAGGTGTTCTAATGGAAGGTCCAGTGTCTGAGCTGTTGatgatgctatcatctagctaGAAAAGTAAATTCAGTCCAGGGtcctttctatttttttagttttttactaTTGTAAGCCTATTTTGAGACAGAAACCCATTTGAGTGTCAGGAACAAAGCTAGCAGTAGCAAAATGTACCATGATCCTTGATAGCATTATGTTCTGTTGTTTCCTCCCAGAAGCTTAGTGTAaggttgtttctttctttctttttcctttttttaggaCATAAATTTATGCAAGTTGTTTCCTCTAATATTGCGATCAAATCCACATTAAAGTAGAATTGGCAAGTCTAATTTATTAtcccataaaaaataataattctcCAGTTCACTACCGAATACATCTCACCTAACCTAACCACCCCAAAATTAAAAGGAATAAGAAAACAAGATTCATTTCTAAcagacaaaaaagaaagaaagaagagataCTACTAGTTTGCTCAGAGTTGACTAGGATATTCT
This region includes:
- the LOC133898465 gene encoding transcription factor MYBS3-like, with protein sequence MARKCSSCGNNGHNSRTCSGHRNLENSSVCGGGVRLFGVQLQVGSSPMKKCFSMECLSSSAPAYYAAALAGASSSSPSVSPSSSLVSVDETAEKMTKGYLSDGLMGRAQERKKGVPWTEDEHRRFLAGLEKLGKGDWRGISRHFVTTRTPTQVASHAQKYFLRQSSLTQKKRRSSLFDVVENGYKTSVAGRLKLRNETSSMSEMEFPALSLGISRPKPEHTLPPNLFLTPRCSSAISSSTSPNLAPKPPSLMMPKPQASLQAPDLELKISTARQTDQTGSSPRTPFFGTIRVT